Proteins encoded by one window of Kribbella italica:
- a CDS encoding histidine kinase — MANVLFRGSTYLRWVYLLLGAALVLAFVLVDSALVSLIQELQLPQIITVIVVTIVVIAPPVLLGVLPAVREVEGIAVESLLGVKFDERPLGPSRTWPQRRRTTLWFCLHLITGGFVGILSTAVVGFGAVLLAAPFRSPGAHELVPGTDYHVSGRWTDLWMPLAALTGIVLMLLLSALVGALLAYSAPRVLGPTPAERIELLERRTATLAERNRLARELHDSVGHALSLVTIQAAAARRVLATDPAFAETALAAMETSARAALADLDHVLGLLRDDRRPGSATAPQATLGDVTRLVEATRAGGITVEVHRSGDLSTLPAAVSREAYRIVQEGLTNAIRHAGRPAGDVEVDLSISLDSSGLLLELTNPVDATPAASDVESTRGGRGLAGIRERVAVLRGTVEAGLDGSRWRLAVTLPVAVTTKG, encoded by the coding sequence GTGCTGTTCCGCGGGTCGACGTACCTGCGCTGGGTCTACCTCCTCCTGGGCGCTGCCCTGGTACTGGCGTTCGTCCTGGTAGACAGCGCCCTGGTCTCCCTCATCCAAGAGCTCCAACTCCCCCAGATCATCACCGTCATCGTCGTCACGATCGTGGTCATCGCTCCCCCAGTCCTCCTGGGCGTCCTCCCCGCCGTTCGCGAGGTCGAAGGCATCGCCGTCGAGTCCCTCCTCGGCGTCAAGTTCGACGAGCGCCCGCTGGGCCCGTCCCGCACGTGGCCCCAACGCCGCCGTACGACGCTCTGGTTCTGCCTGCACCTGATCACCGGCGGCTTCGTCGGCATCCTCAGTACGGCGGTCGTCGGCTTCGGCGCGGTGTTGCTCGCAGCCCCTTTCCGAAGCCCCGGCGCCCACGAACTGGTCCCAGGCACCGACTACCACGTCAGCGGCCGCTGGACCGATCTCTGGATGCCCCTCGCGGCCCTGACCGGCATCGTCCTGATGTTGTTGCTCTCGGCCCTCGTCGGCGCTCTCCTGGCGTACTCCGCCCCGCGTGTCCTCGGCCCGACCCCCGCCGAGCGGATCGAGCTGCTCGAACGCCGTACGGCGACCCTTGCCGAGCGCAACCGCCTGGCCCGCGAGCTGCACGACAGCGTCGGCCACGCGCTCAGCCTCGTCACCATCCAGGCCGCCGCCGCCCGCCGGGTCCTCGCCACCGACCCCGCCTTCGCCGAGACCGCCCTCGCCGCGATGGAGACCTCGGCCCGAGCCGCGCTCGCCGACCTGGACCACGTCCTCGGCCTCCTCCGCGACGACCGCCGCCCCGGATCCGCGACCGCACCCCAGGCGACCCTCGGCGACGTCACCCGCCTGGTCGAGGCGACCCGCGCAGGCGGAATCACCGTCGAGGTGCACCGCTCAGGCGACCTGTCGACCCTGCCGGCCGCCGTCTCCCGCGAGGCGTACCGGATTGTCCAGGAAGGCCTCACCAACGCCATCCGCCACGCCGGCCGCCCAGCCGGCGACGTCGAGGTGGATCTGTCGATCAGCCTCGACTCCTCCGGTCTGCTGCTCGAACTGACCAACCCGGTCGACGCCACTCCCGCCGCTTCGGACGTCGAGTCCACCCGCGGCGGCCGAGGTCTGGCCGGGATCCGTGAAAGGGTCGCCGTACTGCGAGGGACGGTCGAGGCCGGCCTCGACGGCAGCCGCTGGCGGCTGGCCGTCACCCTCCCGGTGGCGGTGACGACGAAAGGATGA